DNA from Bacteroides zoogleoformans:
TGAAATTGCTGTAGCCGAGGGTGAACGCATGGTTCTTCTCGCTGTTCAAGTCGGGGTTTCCCTGGCTGACGTAGGTGGGATTGCTATCATTCAGGTAAGGATTCAGATGCCAGATTCCCGGGCGGAAGATGCGCATGTTGTAGCTCAGTTGCAGATTGGACATGTCGGTCAACTTCCAGCCGATGCTTGCCGAGGGCACCATGTCGTTGAAGTGTTCCTTAAAGTCGTCTCCTTTGCCCAAACGAAACTTCACGTTCTGTATTGTATGTTCATAACGCACGCCCAATCGTCCGGAGAAACGCTTCACTTTCAGTCCGTAACCCAGGTAGGTGGCCAAGATGTCATTCTGATGCTTGTAGTGAGAGCTGTGTTCTTTGTCGAAATCATAAGCATCTGTTCCGACAGTGCGCTCATAGCGGTCGTTTTCCGAAGAGTTCTCGCGCAAGATGTATTTGGTGCCGACTTCGAGCGTGTGCATCTTTCCTATGGGTGTGGTGTAATCGGCCTGGAAAGTGTGTTCTGTGGTATGTTGCGAGCCGTCGTTATGCTGATCGTGCATGCGTTTGAGAAAGTCCTGCCAATCGGCGGCTGCATGCATGTCACTATAGTTGGAATAAGAATCCGAGCTTTGCGGGCGGGTATTTATCTTATAGGAGAAGGTGAGCATGCGCTCTTTCACACGAAACAGACGCTGGTAATCAATGCTGCCGTCGATGGAATACCATGAGCTCTTGCCGTCAATGTTCGAGGTATAGCGATAGAGTTCGTTGTCCGTACCCGGTGCAATGGCCCGGATGTTGTTCTCCCCTATGTTTTTATGTCCGCCTCCCCACAGGCCGAATGACATGCTCAGCAGGCGCAAGGTGTCTATCTCATAACTTGCCTCCATGCTACCCGACTGAAAATCACCGTGCCCCTTGCTCATTCCGTTATAATTCAAATCCGAAGAAGTTTCGGTGATACGGCCTTTTGTGCGGCGGTTTCCGCCGGAATAGCCGCGCGGCTGGTCGTGATAGTTATAGTTGTAGCGGCCGCTGACTGTCAGTTTGCCGCTCTTTACCGTGCCGAATAGGCCGGTTCCTATGCCCCTGTTGCTGACATTCCCGCTGAAAGTAGCTGTATAGCCCTCCAATCCTCTGCCCACAGTGACGATGTTAAGGATGCCTCCCACGCCTTCGGCATCGTATTTAGGCCCGGGATTGGTTATCACTTCGATGTGCTTGATGGAGTTGGCAGGCATGCTCTTCAATACCTCCGTGGGATTGTTACTCATCATGTTGTTGGGCCTCCCGTTGACGTAGACCTTGAAGCTGCCGCTACCGTTTACCTTAATGTTATCTTCCCCGTCCACCGTCACCAAAGGCACTTTGCGGAGCATCTCCAAAACGGAATTCGATTTGGAGTCAGGGTCGTCCTGCACATTATATTCTATCTTGTCTATATCTGCTTTCACCAAGGGCTTTTGGGCCACAACTTCCACCTGGGCCAATTCGTTGGTGGCATCTACGGCATACAAAGTGCCGAAGTCTACCTCCTTCTTTCCTGCCTCCACCGTAAAATTCTTCACGATAGGCATGCGTCCCACTGAGGTGATGGTCAGCACGAAGTTGCCCGTACCGGGCACTTTCTCCTGAAAACGTCCTTTCATATCAGTCACCATCATCTTCAAGGCTCGCTCAGGCGTCTCTTTCTTTGCGATTTTAACCGTGGCGTAAGGCTCTCCTTCGAGGGTGAGCGAGTCCTGCAGGACACCTTTAACTTGGAAAAACAAGGGAGCCGTACTTTGTGCCGCAAGCATTCCGGATAACATCAGCATCCACAGCAGCGCAGTCCATTTCATTTTCATTATTTTCATGTTTAGTGATTATTCATTCATAATTGCTTTAGAT
Protein-coding regions in this window:
- a CDS encoding outer membrane beta-barrel family protein — its product is MKMKWTALLWMLMLSGMLAAQSTAPLFFQVKGVLQDSLTLEGEPYATVKIAKKETPERALKMMVTDMKGRFQEKVPGTGNFVLTITSVGRMPIVKNFTVEAGKKEVDFGTLYAVDATNELAQVEVVAQKPLVKADIDKIEYNVQDDPDSKSNSVLEMLRKVPLVTVDGEDNIKVNGSGSFKVYVNGRPNNMMSNNPTEVLKSMPANSIKHIEVITNPGPKYDAEGVGGILNIVTVGRGLEGYTATFSGNVSNRGIGTGLFGTVKSGKLTVSGRYNYNYHDQPRGYSGGNRRTKGRITETSSDLNYNGMSKGHGDFQSGSMEASYEIDTLRLLSMSFGLWGGGHKNIGENNIRAIAPGTDNELYRYTSNIDGKSSWYSIDGSIDYQRLFRVKERMLTFSYKINTRPQSSDSYSNYSDMHAAADWQDFLKRMHDQHNDGSQHTTEHTFQADYTTPIGKMHTLEVGTKYILRENSSENDRYERTVGTDAYDFDKEHSSHYKHQNDILATYLGYGLKVKRFSGRLGVRYEHTIQNVKFRLGKGDDFKEHFNDMVPSASIGWKLTDMSNLQLSYNMRIFRPGIWHLNPYLNDSNPTYVSQGNPDLNSEKNHAFTLGYSNFTRSFNFNISMRYSFTNNSIENITELVSDRTLAEKGLQNPTGKDVLYSTYQNIGKNRTAGLNGYVNWNATSNTRIYTNFYGSYNYMEDGRGLKNDGWSLFAYGGIQQSLPHDWRISLNMYGQTPWIMLQGRGSSFFDYSLSVNKSFLKKRFTLSAFASNFFKKYMNNDDTLEDNNFAQKNWNKFTHQRFGVSISYRIGELKASVKKTARTISNDDVKSDGNSSSEGTE